From Bacillus sp. FSL K6-3431, the proteins below share one genomic window:
- a CDS encoding response regulator transcription factor, with protein sequence MEPELKILVVDDEDRIRRLLKMYLERENYVIDEAADGEEALELALKNDYSCILLDLMMPGKDGIEVCKELREEKTTPVIMLTAKGEETNRVQGFEVGTDDYIVKPFSPREVVLRVKALLRRTMQTNYMQAGATARDIIVFPHLSIDHDAHRVTADGKEVNLTPKEYELLHFLAKSPDKVFDREHLLKEVWQYEFFGDLRTVDTHVKRLREKLNRVSDKAAGMIVTVWGVGYKFEAGHE encoded by the coding sequence ATGGAACCAGAATTGAAAATTTTAGTGGTAGATGATGAGGACCGTATTCGTAGATTGTTAAAAATGTATTTAGAAAGAGAAAATTATGTCATAGATGAAGCTGCAGATGGAGAGGAAGCACTAGAGCTAGCTTTAAAAAATGACTACAGCTGTATCCTGCTGGATTTAATGATGCCTGGTAAGGATGGTATTGAAGTGTGTAAAGAACTTCGTGAAGAAAAAACCACTCCAGTTATTATGCTTACGGCAAAAGGGGAAGAAACAAATAGAGTACAAGGCTTTGAAGTTGGGACAGATGATTATATCGTTAAACCATTTAGCCCTAGAGAAGTAGTGTTGCGAGTAAAGGCCTTATTAAGAAGAACGATGCAAACAAATTATATGCAAGCAGGTGCTACAGCGAGGGATATTATTGTTTTCCCGCATCTCTCAATTGACCATGACGCACATAGAGTTACAGCTGATGGGAAAGAGGTCAACTTAACACCTAAGGAATATGAACTACTCCATTTCCTCGCCAAATCACCCGATAAAGTATTTGATAGAGAGCATCTTTTGAAAGAGGTTTGGCAATATGAGTTTTTCGGCGATCTAAGAACAGTTGATACTCATGTGAAAAGACTTCGGGAAAAATTAAATCGGGTTTCGGACAAAGCGGCTGGGATGATTGTGACAGTTTGGGGAGTCGGTTATAAATTTGAGGCAGGACATGAATGA
- a CDS encoding ATP-binding protein, with amino-acid sequence MRLWRSVVGKLWMTILFLVSFVLIILTILLLEFFENYHVSQIEQTLSEQAKKMSNIIEAHANDNMGEEIVFEIIDEPVGVAIAYSHDQFMFSPRRNTEGWIPTNVFLEDEELSKVFTERTTVKKELTLPEEQRQSSRYENYIVAGVPLEIEGNDTGAVFAYQSLTLLKETTRQTTRLILLAAGIAIILTTFFAFFLSTRITAPLRKMKEAAFEVSKGKFDTKVPFFGHDEIGELAIAFNQMGKRLKFNMNVLSQEKEQLTSILSSMADGVMTFSRDGSILITNPPAERFLQQWHYESENESPVPPEIDDLLKQAIGTEMEQSGELMLQGRYYVVIVSPLYTQNQESVRGAVAVIRDMTEERRLDKLRIDFISNVSHELRTPISMLQGYSEAIIDDIAGSEEENKELAKIIYDESLRIGRLVNELLDLARMEAGHIHLNDEDVDVNQYINRIMYKFKGVARDNNVVLDSNLDSKGLMFKLDPDRIEQVLTNLIDNAIRHTNETGTIKIIQTTQDKGITISVADNGSGIPEEDLPFVFERFYKADKARTRGRAGTGLGLAIAKNIIDAHKGHISVQSKLGQGTTFSFFLPYRSL; translated from the coding sequence ATGAGACTGTGGCGTAGTGTAGTCGGAAAATTATGGATGACAATTTTGTTTCTTGTTTCATTTGTCTTGATCATTTTGACCATATTACTCCTTGAATTTTTTGAAAATTATCATGTAAGTCAAATTGAACAGACATTATCTGAGCAAGCGAAAAAAATGTCAAATATCATTGAAGCTCATGCAAATGACAATATGGGCGAGGAAATTGTGTTTGAAATTATTGATGAACCAGTAGGGGTTGCAATTGCTTACAGTCATGATCAATTTATGTTTTCTCCGAGGAGAAATACGGAAGGCTGGATACCAACGAATGTCTTTTTAGAAGACGAAGAATTATCAAAGGTTTTTACAGAAAGAACAACGGTCAAAAAAGAATTAACCCTCCCAGAAGAGCAAAGGCAAAGTAGTAGATATGAAAATTATATAGTGGCAGGGGTGCCATTAGAAATTGAAGGTAATGATACTGGCGCTGTATTCGCTTATCAATCACTCACTTTATTAAAAGAAACAACAAGACAGACGACAAGGCTTATTTTACTTGCAGCGGGAATCGCAATTATTTTAACTACATTCTTCGCTTTTTTTCTTTCAACTAGGATTACAGCTCCATTACGAAAAATGAAGGAAGCTGCATTTGAAGTATCTAAAGGTAAGTTTGATACAAAGGTTCCTTTTTTTGGTCATGATGAAATTGGCGAGTTAGCCATAGCATTTAATCAAATGGGTAAACGCCTGAAATTTAACATGAATGTATTGAGTCAGGAAAAAGAACAGCTTACTAGTATATTAAGCAGTATGGCTGATGGTGTGATGACGTTTAGCCGGGATGGATCTATATTAATTACAAATCCACCCGCGGAAAGGTTTTTGCAACAATGGCATTATGAGAGTGAAAATGAAAGCCCTGTTCCTCCAGAAATAGATGATCTATTAAAACAGGCAATAGGTACAGAAATGGAACAATCCGGGGAGTTAATGCTTCAAGGCAGATATTATGTAGTGATTGTAAGCCCACTTTACACGCAAAATCAAGAAAGTGTTCGTGGAGCGGTAGCAGTCATTCGAGATATGACGGAAGAACGTCGTCTCGATAAGCTTCGTATTGATTTTATTTCGAATGTTTCACATGAACTTAGGACACCTATTTCTATGTTACAAGGTTATAGTGAGGCAATAATAGATGATATCGCAGGGTCAGAGGAAGAAAATAAAGAACTTGCAAAGATTATTTATGATGAATCCTTGCGAATTGGAAGATTAGTTAATGAATTATTGGATCTTGCGAGGATGGAAGCAGGACATATTCATTTAAATGATGAAGATGTGGACGTTAATCAATATATAAATCGAATTATGTATAAATTTAAAGGTGTCGCTCGAGATAATAATGTTGTTCTAGACTCTAATCTAGATTCTAAAGGCCTAATGTTTAAGCTGGATCCCGATAGAATTGAACAAGTATTAACAAATCTAATTGATAATGCAATTAGGCATACGAATGAAACTGGGACAATAAAAATTATTCAAACAACACAGGATAAAGGTATTACTATATCTGTAGCAGATAACGGATCAGGAATTCCGGAAGAAGACCTTCCTTTTGTTTTTGAACGCTTTTATAAAGCAGACAAAGCTAGAACACGGGGGAGAGCTGGTACTGGACTC